AAGGAGCAAGGGACCATTTCCTCTGGCAAGACATTGGAAAACTGTCCTTTGGGGGAGGGGTGAAATGGCATGAATTGCCTCATAAGAATTAGTTCAGAGCTCTTTGGTTTTTGTTCCTGGGTGTGTCTTGTTCACATGTATTGTTCTCTGACTGGCCTCCCACCTGACTCTGAGGTATTCACTGAGTACTGTTCAGTATGCTGTTCCCCATCTCCCTTTTTCCATACAGCAGCAATATCTAAACCCAACCCTTAGCTCATAAGCAAAGGAAAGGAGGGGAGCTCCCAAGGATTACttcaaagaattatttattttttggtcactcCACGAGACTTGTGGAATctgttccctgagcagggattgaacccgggctaTGGCAGTGAAAGTAACCACTAGATCCCCAGGGAACTCTCCCAGAGAATCATTTATTGGTGCAAAAATCGAAAGCTGGCTCAAAGTGGGAAGGAAGTTGGAGgtttcattcttctgtttcagatttttttttcctgtttaaatatgtaaaaaacaGATCGCGTGGAGAAGACGGGTGaggaagagacacagaaagaagacTTGAGAAGATTTGAAAACTATTTGTATAAATTCTCTTGTGATTATTCCAACTAGTTTCTCCTCTTATCCACTCTTCCAACCTGTATATCTTCgctctgatttttatatttcaactCTCATGATTCTAATTTTCTTCAGTTACAATCTATCTTTCAAGGCTGAGTGAATCAGGGTTCACTCCTGAATCCGGCTTCTAGTCACCAGGCCCAAGTTAACTCAGCTCTCCCTCCTGTCCTATAGTTCTTATTCCATTCTTCCTCATTTCTAGCTCATTCAGAAATCACACTCATCTTCTGCTCCCTTAGAGCCCTTTCTGGCTCCTTGCTGGGGATTCAGAGCTTTTGAAAACGATCAGGATTGTTCCTTTTCTTCATCCCAGTGTCTCTCTCTGTGGCATTCCCCAGCTCTATTCCAGCTCTTGATACAATATGGTTCAAACTAAAGATGGTTCCTGGTTGGTAagaatcttgagaaaggaaaaggaaatggacttTGGAAGGATGGCTGaaagcagaggaggagaagggaaatctAAAGGCCCGTGGGTTGGGAGGAAGCAAAAAAATGCATGACCCACTCACGCTTGAAATCTCCAGCCTCCGCTCATTGTCATCAAATGCTGATAGCATCAGTGACCCAGAAACATATGGAGAGCCCCAGAGTCTAATGAACTCCTCCTTGAGCTTCCTTTCTAGTCATACAAATCCTCAGTACCAGAAAGAGCTAACTTCCACATAACCGTGTCCCTTCCAAAGTCCTGGAAAGATCACTGGAGTCGAAGGCAGCAGAGAATCGATGGTGTGTGGAATGTCTTCTCTTTGCCCTTCCAGAGTTCTTTAGGACCTGTGCCTCACAAGGCTGACCTACGCGCAATCACCTGTAGACATTTTTGTCCTTGGTTTCTGTTTGGGTATGGCCAATAGGAGACGCTGGCAGCAGGCCACAGGGTAGAAAGAGAGTGAGGATATTCCTCTAACTTCCTCCTGGTCCCTGCAGGTTGGTTGCTTCCCTGTACCAAGGCCACAGCTCTTATTGGACTGCCCTCTAGTTTCTGGTTGCTACTCCCTCTGTTCAGCCCAGGTAACAGCATTGTTATTACTCAGCCCCAAGGAATTGCACCATCCCTTGTTGCTCTGTCTAAACCCTGCCCACACCTTTCTATATACTCCCTTTATTAAGCTTGTCTCACTTATCCAAAGTGCTCTCTGCTTTCTTATGAAACCCTAACGTGGAAGATGGGGAGGGAAAGGTAAGGTAGGAGAAGAAAAGCTACATCTTGAGTTTTTCTTAGAATCacagaaacacaggtttgaaGCCCAGTTAGCTaccaagttatttaacttttctagtACTTCCCTTGACTTACCATAGGGATAATATTTACCTGGTACCGTTGGGAAGgtgagataatatatgtgaagGCAATAGAACAGTGCCAGATGCTCAGCATAGAAATTCTATTATTACTACATTGGAGTGTATTCCATGTGAGTGCAATTAATActgaagggaaaacaaaatagGATGATGCTTCAGGGAAATTATTTCCcttgtcagacatttttatttagCTTTGCCCGAGGCTTGCCTTCTCAACTGATCCCTGTGAGTGTAAGCTGGGTTGGTGCGGAGGTTTGTGTATCTTAATTtatgggaaggggaaggggaatgGGACAGGAGATAGACTGAGACAAGAATGAAAGTCAGGAGACCTTGTCTGTGTTAAGGCCAGTTAAATACCAAAAATATGAGAAGGAGCAAACTGGTGAGCAGTTGAGTGCACAGCGCACACCTTCTCTTTCCCTATTTCTCCACGAAGTCTGATACATTCCTCCATCCCATGCGTCAGTGGCTGGGCAACAGTCATCTGTCCCCCTTGGTTTTAGATAATGTATATGTCCTTAGCAGCTCTTGAGAGAAGCAACACAAGTTGCTTGTGTTAAGCAACTTGTTAAGAGTTACTCAAACTGAAAGGCAAATGGTCTAGAAAGGAGGGGCTGCAGCCATAGTGGCAGGTAAGGCAGGCAGAAAGAAAGTCACTAAGTTATGGGGTGAGCCCAGTAATCACCCCAGACATCTGTctggcatctctctctctctccaaacacACTGCTTCTTAATCCCTCAGCTAGAAGGCTGCTGGAAGGAGACAGAGACTCCAGGAAGAGCAAGAGTGTCCCTGAAGCCACATGGGGCTCAGCATGAAACAGAGGAAGCATATGGAAATAGCTTCCATTTAGTTTTATCTCAAGAATCCGTTGGATACTTTGTGGGAGGCTGATAACAGGCACTGGGAGTAGGGTGGGTGTGGATAGCATAGGAGAAAAATCTAGATCCCTAAGCCTCTTCTCTCTGAATGTGGGAGCTCTGGCTCAGTTTCTCAAATCTGTGCGTAaggaggcttcctaggtggcgccagtggtaaaccacgctcctgccaatgaaggagatgtaagagatgcaggttcaatccctgggttgggaagatcccctggaggagggcatggcaaactactcctgtattcttgcctggagaacctccatggacagaggagcctggtgggctgcggtccacagggttgcaaagagtcggacatgactgaagtgacttacacacacacacacacacacacacacacacagagacacacacacacacacacacgtgcataagGTGGTCGTGAGTTGTTGGAATTTCAGTAATGCTCCCATATCTGGAGGGGCTGGGCCTGCAACTGACAGAATGAATGACTGGGGGCCCAATTCCAGAAAACAAGACCGTGTCCCACACTCACCCTTCCCGCTCGCCACTCCACCACCTCCTGACCAGGCACTTCCTAGGCAACCCAGAGAAATGAAGCACAGCATAGCTGAAGGGGAAGgacaaaatgacattttattacaTATAACAGCATAAACGGGACAAGAGTCAAATCCTCTCATTTATAAGCACTCAACCAAAACAACTTTTTCTCAGTCCTGTATGAGAAATGGCATCTCACGTGGTGAAAAGTTGGGGTCCAGTTTACGGCATAATGCCTAGTAAATGTCACTGTGTCTCAGGGAAGAAATGTCAGAGGGTGAAGGCATTTGAGCAGCTTCTCCTGGGGGTAGGTAGGTCATCTTGGGTCCATCAGAAAAGTCAGGAATCTCTCAGGCCCACAAGGCAATGACAGCCATAAAAGCAAAACCAGCAGCTACACAGCTCCACTTGGCCAGAGGGGCTTCAGGACTTGCGAGTTCCCGGGGCAGAATTTCCAGGAAGGTGACATATAGGAATGTACCAGCTGCCATGCCTTCTAACACAGCCTGAGCCAAACCTTGTCCAGCTTTAGAGTCTCCTTGAGGCACAGCCAGCCCCACGGCGAGGCCCAGGGGGGACATGAGAGCTAAAGACAGAATGGAGAGCATGGCCCAGCGTGATTCAGTGCCTACCTGCACCAGCCGCAGTCCCACGCCAAACACTACAATCCCCTTGTGAGCAAGGACAGCAAGACAGAGCTGCACCGTAGAAGCGACTGTGAGCTGCAGCCCCACAGCGAGACCTTCAAACACGgagtgaaaggagagagagagcaagaggatGAGGGCCCGAAAGGGACCCCgtgaaggggaggggagaagtccATGGCTGTGAGGTTCAAGCTCATGAGCTGTCCCCAGTTCCTGCACTTCGGGTGTCTCAGCAGCCCCCGGACAGCACTGCAATGCCAGCGACTCCAAAAAGAAGACAAGGAAGAAGCCCAGGGAGATGATGAGCTCTCCGTAGGGATAGTCCATCTGGGTGGGAACAGAAAGAGGGGTTGTGAGATGGGAAAGTGAGCTGTTTGTGCTCAATCATtcacaactctttgtgatcctctggactgcagcccgccaggttccatgggattttccaggcaaggatactggagtgggctgccatctccttctccaggggttcttccccacccagggatcgaactcgggtctcccgcattgatggtggtttctttacttctgagccctGGGGGAAGTAAGGAAGGGAAGAAATTGCACAGGATTGGGACTGGGCTGAAGAGAATGGGAAGTGTGGTAACAGAACATACAAAAGGGGAACGAAGCCAAGAGGAGACATGGACGTTTGACCACAAGAAAACCTGAGGAAATAAGCGAAAGAATATCAATAGGGTTAGAAATACGGGGAAATGATAGGAAGCATATCAAAGGGTCCAGAGAAAGAATGGAAGGTTAAACAAGAGTTCTCTCTGGGTTTCATAAGCCCAGAAGGATTGAGTGGCTCCACCTTTCCTTGCCAACAACAGTGCTAGAGCTGAGGGGTAGGAGGAATTCTTAGAATTCCACACATAAATCCTCTCAAAAAGGTCTGGGCATGAAAGCAATCTCTGGTTCTCCTTACTGTCCAGGTAAGGGCTGGTGGGAGACACTTACATAAGCTGAATCAGCACCATCATCAGAATGCCCCTCACTCTTTGTCCTGTTCTAGGGAGAAAAAAGCACAAATTAGATGAGGGAAAGCAGCTCAGCTTCCTGTTCTGTGCCATTGGCTCTACCACTTTCCTTCAAAGCCAGTCTGACCTGTTTCCATCACTCCACACAAGAGCCGTCATCTTCCTTGTCGTTCCTTCTGTCCTTGGCTTTGtcacttttccccctttcttccccTGGTTCTGTTCATCATTCTGGCCTCACGGCCTGGTAGGTCTGCCGCTCACCTGTATCACCAAGTTCTGGATCTCTGATTTAATTCCCTCCAAGGCTTCAGCGGTCATGTGCATGAACCCCGCTCCCAGGAAAACGCCAGCAGACGTGCAGCCCAGGAAACTGAGGACCCGGCGGTGACAACCTAATTCAAAGCAGGAGTTACAACCCAGTTGGCAGAGAGGAGATAAGAAGAAGGTGACTAAGGAGCCACGGGCAGCACTCAATGTCCGAAGACTGGGGATGATGAGAGAATCAGAGCAAGATATCAGGACAGGGTGACAAGGCTGAAGTCAGACTTAGGTCATGGGGACAAAGATGTGACAGGGCTGTACCTGTGGCTGTAGCAGTCTGGAACCATTTGAAGCAGATGGGAATAAGGCCACAGACCAGAGTGAGCACCAGCAGGGCAAATAGGCAGCCAATTTTTGCTCCTAGTAGTGGCTCCATTCTTGTGGTACAGGGTTAGTTGAGGCCTCAGAAAGACAAATGGAGTTATAGTCTTTGGAGCAGGAGGGGTGTCTCAGGTGGTCAGAGCTGGTGTTCACTCTCCTGCTTCAGGAGACTATTGCAGATCCTCTCTCTGGATGCCTCTTCTTGCGTAGCCTCACATAGGAAGCTTGCCCAGCCCGTTTCTCACCCTTCCCCTACATGCAGGCCCCTCCCCTGGCTGACGCCTTCCTGAGTTTAGAAACCAGAAACTCCAGACTCCCTGCCAGGCATGGCCTGGTGCAgtgtcttctcctcctcttcattGCCGGGACTAATCCAGGGGCTGTTGAGTCTTAGTTCTGGCCTGGGGCTGTTCTAATCCAGAGTGTCTTTAGTAGCTCTCCCCAGCTGTTCTGTCCTGGGGACAATCTGATCCTGCCTCACTCAGGACATTTGAGCTAAGCCTTCCATACCCTGTCTACTCCACCTCAAGTCCTTTAGGTTGCTCTGTTGAAACCTGAACTGCATCCTTTCAAAGGGGATTTGGGGCTACTTGGGATAAGGAGGTGGGGCTGGCAAGTGGAGCTGCCACCACCCTGTGAGAACTAGTACAGGAGGGGACTCTCCTATCCTGTCACtccagagaaatagctccaggcATGGAAATGTCTACAAGGAAGTTGAGATTTCTAGTATGACAACACTGATGCTGTTAGAACTTTTGACTAGGCCTTTTTCCTGATATAAATTATAGAAGAGGGACTGAGAATTTTAAGATGAAGAAAGTTGCTCTAGTTCTGAAACAGCAAGGCCTAGGGGAAAACAGAAACGAACCACATATACTGAAGGCTCCTGCCTGGACATGTAGAGATGGAGATGGAAGATTGAGGCCTGAGGGGAACCGACTCTTGAGGCAAACGTGTATGAGGTTAACTCTGAGGAAGCTGAGAAAGTTGAAAGggaagaaggcagaaaaaaatagaagccaAGCAGCTGTTGACTCCCCTGTTCAGGTGGCCTGGCTAACAACCCTGAGACCTCTTGAGCCAGTTCTCAGGAAGCTGGGGGTGActttccccatcccccctcctccCATTATTTGGTGGAAGCAGGATTCTTCCAGGACAGGATGAGCTGGAGACTTGTGGGGGGACCACTGAAAATCTGAGGATTCTCTTCATTATAGGATAGGCCATGACAACAGACCTCTATACCTTTTAAGAAATCGCAAGATTCATTTCCATTCTTTGAAAACCTTTATTATTAAACCTTCAAGTGAACCCAGGTATACAGGGCTACTGTTGCTGAAACTCGTCTCTGTTCATCAGAGTGAACGGAAACATAAAGAAAGAATTTGAGGTGAAGTATAAAAGAGTAGTTGTTTTATTGTGCCAGGTAAAGGAGGCCACTGCAGGTCAATGTCCTATAGACTGTGCCCTCCCTAGAGAGAGAACAGCAAGGGGGTCTTATAGTTTGAGGGTGGAAACCAGGACCATAGATAAGGATCAGGGTAGATCAAGCTTGCATTCTTCACTTCCggaaattttcaaaattgtcaAAGTTGGTTAGGTGCTCCTGGGACTGATTCTGGTGGTCCTTGAGATGATCACACCATGCATGACCTTCTTTCTGGAATGAATGATGCTCACAAGGGAAGGGAGTGTCAGGGAGCGTTTTCTTGGAGAAGTAAACACCAGGTGCACCATACAATTCTAGCTAGAAGGCAATCATCTGAGAAGTGCaattaggaaagaaaagcagCTGCGAGAGGATGGCCGAGTGAGTTGGAAGAATAAGGCTGACTATGATGGAGGATATTTGAACTAGCTTTTTTGCCATTAACAGTACTAGCACTCCCATCCTGGACCAGGTAGCTTCCACCTCGGCCTTCgtcaagagagaagaaaacactTGTCACACATCTGTGTCAACTCTCAGGGGCATCTTGAGCAGGGGATGGAGGAAGTTCCGATGGTGTGATCACAGGTAAAAGATCTCCCCAGGAACTGACCCGGGCACAGCGATACAAATCCCTACAGAAAAGAGAGGGTCAATGTGGGCTGCAGAGTCTTGCCACCTCCCACTAATTCTGGCCATACCCCCACACCTGCCATGTCTGCGGGCTGTGATCACGGCA
The Cervus canadensis isolate Bull #8, Minnesota chromosome 6, ASM1932006v1, whole genome shotgun sequence genome window above contains:
- the SLC39A2 gene encoding zinc transporter ZIP2 isoform X3 produces the protein MEPLLGAKIGCLFALLVLTLVCGLIPICFKWFQTATATGCHRRVLSFLGCTSAGVFLGAGFMHMTAEALEGIKSEIQNLVIQDKE
- the SLC39A2 gene encoding zinc transporter ZIP2 isoform X1, which encodes MEPLLGAKIGCLFALLVLTLVCGLIPICFKWFQTATATGCHRRVLSFLGCTSAGVFLGAGFMHMTAEALEGIKSEIQNLVIQNRTKSEGHSDDGADSAYMDYPYGELIISLGFFLVFFLESLALQCCPGAAETPEVQELGTAHELEPHSHGLLPSPSRGPFRALILLLSLSFHSVFEGLAVGLQLTVASTVQLCLAVLAHKGIVVFGVGLRLVQVGTESRWAMLSILSLALMSPLGLAVGLAVPQGDSKAGQGLAQAVLEGMAAGTFLYVTFLEILPRELASPEAPLAKWSCVAAGFAFMAVIALWA
- the SLC39A2 gene encoding zinc transporter ZIP2 isoform X2 gives rise to the protein MEPLLGAKIGCLFALLVLTLVCGLIPICFKWFQTATATGCHRRVLSFLGCTSAGVFLGAGFMHMTAEALEGIKSEIQNLVIQNRTKSEGHSDDGADSAYLSCPPWASPWGWLCLKETLKLDKVWLRLC